Below is a genomic region from Echinicola rosea.
AAAATGCCGATAAAGGGAATGGAAAAGGCCATTGAACGGAAAAAGTATTCCCAGGTGAGCGGCATATCATTGGAAAGAATGCTACGCCCAAAAAGCCACTCCCCGCCAGCCAATGTCGTGCAAAGGAAGGTGATGATAAATAGGGAGAAGTGGCGTAAGTACTCTTTTTTAGTGTACATCCGTGAAGTAATCCATTAGCGCATTAGGGTGATTGATATGGACTGTACGTAGCCCTATCTTTTCAGCACCTATCAGATTAGGTGCTGTATCATCGAAAAATACGCCTTTTTCTGCTGGGATGCCTATTTTTTCCAGTACTTTTTCATAAATAATAACATCTGGTTTTCGGTACCCCATTTCGTGACTCAAAAACAAGTGATCAAAAAGGTCCGAAAAACGCTTTTCACCGGTATCGGCCAAGAGAATTTCCTCTACTTTTTTGAAGTGGATGCTGTTGGTATTGGAAAGCATAAAGACAGGGTGTGTTTTCCGAAGCTCCTTAAGAAGGTTTATTTTCTGTAGGGGAATACTTTTAAGCATGCCGTTCCAGATGTTGTCTATTTCTTGGTCGGACCATTCTTTTCGAAACGTCTTTCTAATTTCATCCCTAAAGTTAACCGCACTTATTTCGCCCTTTTCGAAAGCATGATGTATAGGATGAGCCATAAAATCAACAGATGGCGAGTCGTCATTCGTTTTGGGTGGTATTCCTAATTGGTTGAGAGTAAAGGGGATGTCCAAGTCAATGATGACACCTCCAAGATCAAATACAAAAAAATCGACGTTTTTATCTATTTTCATAAGGGCAAATGTTGTTGTTTTGGAATCAAATATGTAACATTGCAGTCCCAAAAGCAAGGAAAAATGTTTTAAGCTTCCCAGAAGCATTAAACGGCGGTTTTCGAAGAGAAATCCTAATAAATAAAATGCTTTGAAGGGCCTATAGCTCAGCTGGTTAGAGCACTTGACTCATAATCAAGGGGTCCCTGGTTCGAGCCCAGGTGGGCCCACTGAAAATCAGCCACTTACGATCAGGAATTGTAAGTGGCTTTTTTATTTGCACACGATTTGCACACAAAATGGGGGCAAAAAATATTTTTAAATTTTCTTGAATTCCCTGTCCCTGAGACGACCATTTTGGTGATATCGTACTCCTTTTAGCTTGGATTTAGCTGGTTTGGAAGTGATCCACTCTGTGATTTCATCTCTGATGAAATATAGCTTTCCGGCTTTCTTGTAGTAAGGAATTAGTCCTTTAGATACATAGCTATAGACGGTCTGTTTTTTAAGCTCTAGGAGCTCGCAGATTTTGTTAAGTGTAAGAATCTGACCACTGCTCTGGTTTGTCAATTCTGCGCCTTGAATGGACTCTAAAATAAGCTTATTTTGTTCTATAAGTTGGGCAATAGCCGTTGGAAGGTCTTCAAATTTTAAGTCCATTGATAAAATTGGTTTGAATATGAGCAAAACAAATGGTACGATTACTAATCGAGATAATTTCACCAGCTAGACCGTAGTAGGGTGAAATAATTTTCTTTTTAATTTAAAAATGGGGGATCAGAAATTATCACACTAAGATCAGTAGTGAGGAATATATACTTTCTTTATAAAAAAGCCTTATGATGAATGCCAATACTACCATTGACCAAACAATAAACAATCGAACAGTGTACCTAAGCCTCAAACTATCTGATTGATAACATGAAGATTTTGTCTATTTAAGTTTACATTATGT
It encodes:
- a CDS encoding helix-turn-helix transcriptional regulator, which codes for MDLKFEDLPTAIAQLIEQNKLILESIQGAELTNQSSGQILTLNKICELLELKKQTVYSYVSKGLIPYYKKAGKLYFIRDEITEWITSKPAKSKLKGVRYHQNGRLRDREFKKI
- a CDS encoding HAD family hydrolase — encoded protein: MKIDKNVDFFVFDLGGVIIDLDIPFTLNQLGIPPKTNDDSPSVDFMAHPIHHAFEKGEISAVNFRDEIRKTFRKEWSDQEIDNIWNGMLKSIPLQKINLLKELRKTHPVFMLSNTNSIHFKKVEEILLADTGEKRFSDLFDHLFLSHEMGYRKPDVIIYEKVLEKIGIPAEKGVFFDDTAPNLIGAEKIGLRTVHINHPNALMDYFTDVH